A portion of the Microbacterium hominis genome contains these proteins:
- a CDS encoding peptide deformylase: MAVRPIRVFGDPVLKSVSAPIGVVDDGVRALVRDLLDTVEVPGRAGVAAPQIGVGLRAFSYNVDGVIGYVLNPVLVEVSGEPEAIGEGCLSVPGLWHDAVRYPYAKVVGTDLDGAEVVLEGEGLMAQALQHETDHLDGMLYLQRLTPEERRVAMREIRESDWF; encoded by the coding sequence GTGGCGGTCCGTCCGATCCGGGTCTTCGGCGACCCGGTGCTGAAGTCCGTGAGCGCTCCGATCGGCGTCGTCGATGACGGCGTGCGCGCCCTCGTGCGCGACCTGCTCGACACCGTCGAGGTTCCCGGACGCGCCGGCGTCGCCGCGCCGCAGATCGGCGTCGGGCTCCGAGCCTTCTCGTACAACGTCGACGGCGTCATCGGGTACGTGCTCAATCCCGTGCTCGTCGAGGTGTCGGGCGAGCCGGAGGCGATCGGCGAGGGATGCCTCTCCGTTCCCGGTCTCTGGCACGACGCCGTGCGCTATCCGTACGCGAAGGTCGTCGGCACCGACCTCGACGGTGCGGAGGTCGTGCTCGAGGGGGAGGGGCTCATGGCCCAGGCCCTGCAGCACGAGACCGATCACCTCGACGGCATGCTGTACCTCCAGCGGCTCACGCCGGAGGAGCGCCGGGTCGCGATGCGCGAGATCCGCGAGTCCGACTGGTTCTGA
- a CDS encoding MinD/ParA family ATP-binding protein — protein sequence MTSDHPDHTPNDDEPLNGVLSDTGSLETTSLGILGGATEQVSVSLPLGDDDELADDDVIGDEVAYEPALETAEAEIIEAEGGPESHDVFAPYGDADEDVTDADVVEDDVPTEDGAAGPAADEAGPFAVASMVDAAPIAREPFVVVVPEPEHAEPEPAATPEHVSEPTPEPAAEPVVKPVVEAEPVVETGQVVETEPEVETEPEVETEPEVASPTVEDAEQVPTAAEIATVAETDGEVEEPAVTEKKSPESTPARRPASTPASRREAQHTGSVPARAVERAQQRVEVALTSKRIGEFEADRETADLLTADRLLDPHQVVKSEPEGAWQQFVYSISGHRINLGDSKRARARKDLDRRIAAPLNGVARFVPVLSRKGGVGKTTVTTLLGMALADARDDRIIAVDANPDRGTLAERIARSSGKTVRDLVRVSGDVVGYNDLSAIVARDETRLDVVASDSDPRVSEAFNDDDYQNVAALAAHYYSVVLTDTGTGIVHSVMGATLDRADQIVIVTGLSVDEARLASETLTWLETNGHADKVRGAVVVLNNARPGTPLVRPEELESHFRSRVRAVVRVPYDPHIAAGSAILFRDLQPATRLAARELAAAVVEGLRALPAAA from the coding sequence GTGACGTCCGATCACCCCGACCACACGCCGAACGACGACGAACCGCTCAACGGCGTGCTCAGCGACACCGGAAGCCTCGAGACGACGTCGTTGGGGATCCTCGGCGGCGCGACGGAGCAGGTCAGCGTGTCGCTGCCTCTCGGCGATGACGACGAACTCGCCGACGACGACGTGATCGGCGATGAGGTCGCCTACGAGCCGGCGCTCGAGACCGCCGAGGCCGAGATCATCGAGGCCGAAGGCGGGCCGGAGTCGCACGACGTCTTCGCGCCGTACGGCGACGCCGACGAGGACGTGACCGACGCCGATGTCGTCGAGGACGATGTTCCGACCGAAGACGGCGCCGCTGGTCCTGCGGCGGATGAGGCGGGCCCGTTCGCGGTCGCGTCGATGGTGGATGCCGCGCCCATCGCGCGCGAGCCGTTCGTGGTCGTCGTGCCCGAGCCGGAGCACGCCGAGCCGGAGCCCGCGGCCACGCCGGAGCACGTTTCCGAGCCGACCCCCGAACCTGCCGCCGAGCCGGTCGTCAAGCCGGTCGTCGAAGCGGAGCCGGTTGTCGAGACCGGCCAGGTTGTCGAGACCGAGCCTGAGGTCGAGACCGAGCCGGAGGTCGAGACCGAGCCGGAGGTCGCGTCGCCGACCGTCGAGGACGCCGAGCAGGTGCCGACGGCGGCGGAGATCGCTACAGTCGCAGAGACGGACGGAGAGGTCGAGGAGCCTGCTGTGACCGAGAAGAAGTCCCCTGAGTCCACGCCCGCGCGCCGACCGGCCTCGACGCCGGCGAGCCGCCGCGAGGCCCAGCACACCGGCAGCGTGCCGGCGCGCGCCGTCGAGCGCGCGCAGCAGCGCGTCGAGGTCGCCCTCACGTCGAAGCGCATCGGCGAGTTCGAGGCGGACCGCGAGACGGCCGACCTCCTCACCGCCGACCGTCTGCTCGATCCGCACCAGGTCGTCAAGTCCGAGCCCGAGGGCGCGTGGCAGCAGTTCGTCTACTCGATCTCCGGCCACCGCATCAACCTCGGCGACAGCAAGCGCGCCCGCGCCCGCAAGGACCTCGATCGTCGCATCGCGGCGCCCCTGAACGGCGTGGCCCGCTTCGTGCCCGTGCTCTCGCGGAAAGGCGGCGTCGGCAAGACGACCGTCACCACGCTGCTCGGCATGGCTCTCGCCGACGCGCGCGACGATCGCATCATCGCCGTCGACGCCAACCCCGATCGCGGCACGCTGGCCGAGCGCATCGCGCGCTCCAGCGGCAAGACCGTGCGCGACCTGGTCCGCGTGAGCGGCGATGTCGTCGGCTACAACGACCTGTCGGCGATCGTCGCCCGTGACGAGACGCGGCTGGACGTGGTGGCGTCGGACTCCGACCCTCGGGTCTCGGAGGCCTTCAACGACGACGACTATCAGAACGTCGCCGCGCTGGCCGCGCACTATTACTCCGTGGTCCTCACCGACACCGGCACCGGCATCGTCCACTCCGTGATGGGGGCGACCCTCGATCGTGCGGACCAGATCGTGATCGTGACGGGGCTCAGCGTCGACGAGGCCCGCCTCGCATCCGAGACGCTCACGTGGCTGGAGACCAACGGTCACGCCGACAAGGTGCGCGGCGCGGTCGTGGTGCTCAACAACGCGCGGCCGGGAACCCCGCTCGTTCGTCCCGAGGAGCTCGAGTCCCACTTCCGCTCGCGTGTGCGCGCGGTGGTGCGCGTACCGTACGACCCGCACATCGCGGCGGGCAGCGCGATCCTGTTCCGTGACCTGCAGCCGGCGACCCGGCTCGCGGCGCGTGAGCTCGCAGCCGCCGTCGTCGAGGGCCTGCGCGCCCTTCCGGCCGCCGCGTAG
- a CDS encoding pyruvate carboxylase: protein MFNKILVANRGEIAIRAFRAAYELGARTVAVFPYEDRNSLHRLKADEAYQIGEIGHPVRAYLDVDEIVRVALEAGADAIYPGYGFLSENPELAEKAAANGIAFIGPPAAVLEMAGNKVTAKQHAVAAGVPVLRSTEASDDVDALVAQADDIGFPIFVKAVAGGGGRGMRRVESKPELAPALAEAMREAGSAFGDARVFLEQAVQRPRHVEVQVLADKAGTTVHLFERDCSVQRRHQKVIEIAPAPNLDDSVRTALHGYAVAFAESIGYENAGTVEFLLETAGPRTGEVVFIEMNPRIQVEHTVTEEVTDVDLVQSQMRIAAGQTLDELGLTQDRIHLRGAALQCRITTEDPTQGFRPDTGKITTYRSPGGAGIRLDGGTTAAGSQISPHFDSMLAKLTCRGRDFGAAVVRARRALAEFRIRGVSTNIPFLQAVLDDDAFVAGDVSTSFIDERPDLLKGRESKDRGTKILNWLVDTTVNKPNGENPVSLDPRVKLPTLDLAAEAPAGSRQRLQELGPEGFARALRAQTALGVTETTFRDAHQSLLATRVRTKDLVTVAPYVARMAPQLLSVEAWGGATYDVALRFLGEDPWERLDRLRTALPNVAIQMLLRGRNTVGYTPYPTEVTDAFVREAATAGIDIFRIFDALNDVSQMRPAIDAVLQTGTAVAEVAVCYTGDLLNPAEDLYTLDYYLRLADQIVDAGAHVLAIKDMAGLLRPAAAAKLVSALRERFDLPVHVHTHDTAGGQLATLLAASAAGADAVDAAAAPMSGTTSQPSLSALVAALSHTDRDTGIDLGAVSDLEPYWEAVRHLYRPFESGLPGPTGRVYHHEIPGGQLSNLRQQAIALGLSEDFELIEDMYAAADRILGRVPKVTPSSKVVGDLALHLAAVKADPDDFAANPEKYDVPDSVVGFMAGELGDLPGGWPEPFRSKVLQGRDVKVGVTPLTAAEAAALEGESAERREMLNTLLFPAPTRAFQQARDVFGDLSVLDTSDYLYGLAPGSEHVVEIERGVQLFVGLEAIGEADDKGMRTVMTTLNGQLRPVFVRDRSIEVESRQAEKADTTKPGQVAAPFSGVVTIKSAIGDTVSAGQPVASIEAMKMEAAITAPVDGVVERIAIGATQQVDAGDLLVVVRPAH from the coding sequence ATGTTCAACAAGATCCTGGTGGCCAACCGCGGAGAGATCGCCATTCGTGCGTTCCGCGCCGCGTACGAGCTCGGAGCCCGCACCGTCGCGGTGTTCCCCTACGAGGATCGCAATTCGCTCCACAGGCTGAAGGCCGACGAGGCGTACCAGATCGGGGAGATCGGGCATCCCGTCCGCGCCTACCTCGACGTGGATGAGATCGTGCGGGTCGCCCTCGAAGCCGGCGCCGACGCGATCTACCCGGGCTACGGATTCCTCTCCGAGAACCCGGAGCTGGCTGAGAAGGCCGCGGCCAACGGCATCGCCTTCATCGGACCGCCGGCCGCCGTCTTGGAGATGGCGGGCAACAAGGTCACCGCCAAGCAGCACGCGGTCGCCGCCGGGGTGCCCGTGCTGCGCTCGACCGAGGCCTCCGACGACGTCGACGCCCTCGTCGCGCAGGCCGACGACATCGGCTTCCCGATCTTCGTCAAGGCCGTCGCCGGCGGCGGCGGACGCGGCATGCGGCGGGTGGAGAGCAAGCCCGAGCTGGCCCCGGCGCTGGCCGAGGCGATGCGCGAGGCGGGCAGCGCCTTCGGCGACGCCCGCGTCTTCCTCGAGCAGGCCGTGCAGCGCCCCCGGCATGTCGAGGTCCAGGTGCTCGCCGACAAGGCGGGCACCACGGTGCACCTGTTCGAGCGCGACTGCTCGGTGCAGCGCCGCCACCAGAAGGTGATCGAGATCGCGCCGGCGCCGAACCTCGACGACAGCGTGCGCACCGCCCTCCACGGCTACGCGGTGGCCTTCGCCGAATCGATCGGCTATGAGAACGCGGGCACGGTGGAGTTCCTGCTCGAGACGGCGGGACCGCGCACCGGCGAGGTCGTCTTCATCGAGATGAACCCGCGCATCCAGGTCGAGCACACCGTCACCGAAGAGGTCACCGACGTCGACCTCGTGCAGTCGCAGATGCGCATCGCCGCCGGACAGACCCTCGACGAACTCGGTCTCACGCAGGATCGCATCCACCTGCGTGGTGCGGCCCTGCAGTGCCGCATCACGACCGAGGACCCCACCCAGGGGTTCCGGCCCGACACCGGAAAGATCACGACCTACCGGTCCCCTGGCGGTGCGGGCATCCGGCTCGACGGCGGCACGACGGCGGCGGGTTCGCAGATCAGTCCGCACTTCGACTCGATGCTGGCGAAGCTCACCTGCCGCGGGCGCGATTTCGGGGCCGCCGTCGTGCGCGCCCGGCGTGCGCTGGCGGAGTTCCGCATCCGCGGCGTCTCCACCAACATCCCCTTCCTGCAGGCCGTGCTCGACGACGACGCATTCGTGGCGGGCGACGTCAGCACGTCGTTCATCGATGAGCGCCCCGACCTGCTCAAGGGCCGCGAGTCCAAGGACCGCGGCACGAAGATCCTCAACTGGCTGGTCGACACCACGGTGAACAAGCCGAACGGCGAGAACCCCGTGAGCCTCGACCCCCGGGTCAAGCTCCCGACCCTCGACCTCGCGGCCGAGGCGCCGGCCGGCTCCCGCCAGCGGCTGCAGGAGCTGGGCCCGGAAGGCTTCGCCCGCGCCCTGCGCGCGCAGACCGCGCTCGGGGTCACCGAGACCACGTTCCGTGACGCGCACCAGTCGCTGCTGGCCACGCGCGTGCGCACGAAGGACCTCGTCACGGTCGCCCCGTACGTCGCCCGCATGGCCCCGCAGCTGCTGTCCGTGGAGGCTTGGGGCGGCGCGACCTACGACGTCGCGCTCCGCTTCCTCGGCGAGGACCCGTGGGAGCGCCTCGACCGCCTCCGCACGGCGCTTCCCAACGTGGCGATCCAGATGCTGCTGCGCGGGCGCAACACCGTCGGCTACACGCCGTATCCCACCGAGGTCACCGACGCCTTCGTGCGCGAGGCCGCCACGGCCGGCATCGACATCTTCCGCATCTTCGACGCGCTCAACGACGTGTCGCAGATGCGCCCGGCGATCGACGCGGTGCTGCAGACCGGCACCGCCGTCGCCGAGGTGGCCGTCTGCTACACGGGCGATCTGCTGAACCCCGCCGAGGACCTCTACACCCTCGACTACTACCTGCGTCTGGCCGACCAGATCGTGGATGCCGGAGCCCACGTCCTCGCCATCAAGGACATGGCGGGCCTCCTGCGCCCCGCAGCGGCCGCGAAGCTCGTGTCGGCGCTGCGCGAGCGGTTCGACCTTCCCGTGCACGTCCACACCCACGACACTGCCGGCGGGCAGCTCGCGACCCTGCTGGCCGCGTCGGCGGCGGGTGCCGACGCGGTCGACGCCGCCGCCGCCCCGATGTCGGGCACCACGAGCCAGCCGTCGCTGTCGGCTCTCGTCGCGGCGCTGTCGCACACCGACCGCGACACCGGAATCGACCTCGGGGCCGTGAGCGACCTCGAGCCGTACTGGGAGGCCGTGCGCCACCTCTACCGGCCGTTCGAGTCGGGGCTGCCCGGACCCACCGGCCGTGTCTACCACCACGAGATCCCGGGCGGGCAGCTCTCGAACCTGCGCCAGCAGGCGATCGCGCTGGGGCTGTCGGAGGACTTCGAGCTCATCGAGGACATGTACGCGGCGGCCGACCGCATCCTCGGCCGCGTCCCGAAGGTGACGCCGTCGTCGAAGGTCGTCGGCGACCTCGCCCTGCACCTGGCGGCCGTCAAGGCCGATCCCGACGACTTCGCCGCCAACCCGGAGAAGTACGACGTGCCCGATTCGGTGGTGGGCTTCATGGCGGGCGAGCTCGGCGACCTCCCCGGCGGCTGGCCGGAGCCCTTCCGCAGCAAGGTGCTGCAGGGCCGCGACGTGAAAGTCGGGGTCACGCCGCTCACGGCTGCGGAGGCGGCGGCGCTCGAGGGCGAATCGGCCGAACGCCGCGAGATGCTCAACACGCTGCTGTTCCCCGCGCCGACCCGCGCGTTCCAGCAGGCGCGCGACGTCTTCGGCGACCTCAGCGTGCTCGACACGTCCGACTACCTCTACGGTCTCGCTCCCGGGTCCGAGCACGTGGTCGAGATCGAGCGCGGCGTGCAGCTGTTCGTGGGGCTCGAAGCGATCGGCGAGGCCGACGACAAGGGCATGCGCACGGTCATGACCACGCTCAACGGGCAGCTGCGTCCGGTGTTCGTGCGCGACCGGAGCATCGAGGTGGAGAGCCGTCAGGCGGAGAAGGCCGACACGACCAAGCCCGGTCAGGTGGCGGCGCCCTTCTCGGGCGTGGTGACGATCAAGAGCGCGATCGGCGACACCGTGAGCGCCGGGCAGCCCGTCGCGTCGATCGAGGCGATGAAGATGGAGGCGGCCATCACGGCCCCCGTCGACGGCGTGGTCGAGCGGATCGCGATCGGCGCGACCCAGCAGGTCGACGCCGGCGACCTTTTGGTCGTCGTCCGCCCCGCACATTAG
- a CDS encoding ParA family protein, whose translation MHVLSVSSLKGGVGKTTVTLGLASAAFARGVRTLVVDLDPQSDVSTGMDIQVAGRLNVADVLANPKEKVVKQAITSSGWAKVHPGTIDVMIGSPSAINFDGPHPSVRDVWKLEEALATIEADYDLVLIDCAPSLNALTRTAWAASDRVIVVTEPGLFSVAAADRALRAIEEIRRGLSPRLQPLGLVVNRVRPQSIEHQFRIKELRDMFGPLVLSPQLPERTSLQQAQGAAKPLHIWPGDSAQELAADFDALLDRVMRTGRIPIPGEVTA comes from the coding sequence GTGCACGTGCTTTCCGTCAGCTCCCTCAAGGGTGGAGTCGGCAAGACGACCGTGACTCTCGGACTCGCTTCCGCGGCTTTCGCGCGCGGCGTCCGCACGCTCGTCGTCGACCTCGACCCGCAATCCGACGTGTCCACGGGCATGGACATCCAGGTCGCCGGGCGCCTCAACGTCGCAGACGTGCTCGCCAACCCCAAGGAGAAGGTCGTCAAGCAGGCGATCACCTCCAGCGGCTGGGCGAAGGTCCACCCGGGCACGATCGACGTCATGATCGGCAGCCCGTCGGCGATCAACTTCGACGGTCCGCACCCGAGCGTGCGCGACGTGTGGAAGCTGGAAGAGGCCCTGGCCACGATCGAGGCCGACTACGACCTCGTTCTCATCGACTGCGCCCCGTCGCTGAACGCCCTCACGCGCACAGCGTGGGCCGCTTCCGACCGCGTCATCGTCGTCACCGAGCCCGGCCTGTTCTCGGTCGCCGCCGCCGACCGGGCCCTCCGCGCGATCGAGGAGATCCGCCGCGGCCTCTCCCCCCGTCTGCAGCCGCTGGGCCTCGTGGTCAACCGCGTGCGTCCGCAGTCGATCGAGCACCAGTTCCGCATCAAGGAGCTTCGCGACATGTTCGGCCCGCTGGTGCTGTCGCCCCAGCTGCCCGAGCGCACCTCGCTGCAGCAGGCCCAGGGCGCGGCCAAGCCCCTGCACATCTGGCCCGGCGACTCGGCGCAGGAGCTCGCGGCCGACTTCGACGCGCTGCTGGATCGCGTGATGCGCACCGGGCGCATCCCGATCCCCGGCGAAGTCACGGCCTGA
- a CDS encoding MerR family transcriptional regulator — MNARDAAEGQPFSAELLFTDGLPQMDDEVGYRGAQAARAAGITYRQLDYWARTELVEPTVRGASGSGSQRLYGFRDILVLKLVKRLLDTGISLQQIRIAVDQLRAAGIRDLAGTTLMSDGASVYLCTSNDEVIDLVSRGQGVFGIAVGKVLREVESELVELDAQTPDAMDELASRRAARTA; from the coding sequence ATGAACGCTCGTGACGCGGCTGAAGGTCAGCCGTTCTCCGCCGAACTCCTCTTCACCGACGGTCTGCCGCAGATGGACGACGAGGTCGGCTACCGCGGCGCACAGGCCGCCCGGGCGGCGGGGATCACATACCGCCAGCTCGACTACTGGGCACGCACCGAACTCGTCGAGCCCACCGTGCGCGGCGCCAGCGGGTCGGGGTCGCAGAGGCTCTACGGCTTCCGCGACATCCTCGTGCTCAAGCTCGTCAAGCGGCTGCTCGACACCGGCATCTCGCTCCAGCAGATCCGCATCGCGGTCGACCAGCTGCGGGCCGCCGGTATCCGAGACCTCGCGGGCACCACGCTCATGAGCGACGGCGCCTCGGTCTACCTGTGCACGTCGAACGACGAGGTCATCGATCTCGTCAGCCGCGGTCAGGGCGTGTTCGGGATCGCGGTGGGCAAGGTCCTGCGCGAGGTCGAATCCGAACTGGTCGAACTCGACGCGCAGACTCCCGACGCGATGGACGAGCTCGCCTCGCGCCGGGCCGCCCGCACCGCCTGA
- the ftsR gene encoding transcriptional regulator FtsR — translation MASASARERSASAGLLSIGQVLARLTPEFPSLTSSKLRFLEVQGIVTPVRTESGYRKFSQADLERLRLALTLQRDHYLPLVVIREYLEDIDAGRDPAPPTAMPPSIVPAPRRYRRDELLAAAGAAPQLLNDAISTGVLVGAETYTEHSVTLLRALVALDRHGIEPRHVRAMRQNAERDVALIESALAPLLRRTDSASRGRAGEMAPELAKRLEEVRSTFVRAALDRMLS, via the coding sequence ATGGCATCGGCATCCGCCCGCGAGCGCTCAGCGTCCGCGGGTCTGCTGAGCATCGGCCAGGTGCTGGCGAGGCTGACGCCCGAGTTCCCCAGCCTCACTTCCAGCAAGCTGCGCTTCCTCGAAGTGCAGGGCATCGTCACGCCCGTGCGCACCGAGTCCGGCTACCGGAAGTTCTCCCAGGCCGACCTCGAGCGCCTGCGCCTCGCGCTGACCCTGCAGCGCGACCACTACCTGCCGCTCGTGGTCATCCGCGAGTATCTCGAGGACATCGACGCGGGCCGCGATCCCGCTCCGCCCACGGCCATGCCTCCCTCGATCGTCCCGGCTCCGCGCCGCTACCGCCGAGACGAGCTGCTCGCGGCTGCCGGCGCCGCGCCGCAGCTGCTCAACGACGCGATCAGCACCGGCGTGCTCGTGGGCGCCGAGACCTACACCGAGCACTCGGTGACGCTCCTTCGCGCTCTGGTCGCCCTCGACCGCCACGGGATCGAGCCGCGGCACGTGCGCGCGATGCGGCAGAACGCGGAGCGGGACGTGGCGCTCATCGAATCGGCCCTCGCACCGCTGCTGCGACGCACGGACTCGGCATCGCGCGGGCGGGCCGGCGAGATGGCGCCGGAGCTCGCCAAGCGGCTCGAAGAGGTGCGCTCCACGTTCGTGCGCGCGGCTCTCGACCGCATGCTCTCGTGA
- a CDS encoding FHA domain-containing protein has product MEDNRRPGPDEIRRVPGAGGDAAEAEQANDTTQTFGHDSDLSFVPFGSDLNTAELDAIEALPTRSALLLVRSGPTAGARYLLDTDVTTVGRHPEADIFFDDVTVSRRHAEITRTETSFELVDQRSLNGTYVNGERADRATLTNGAEVRIGKFRLNFFVSPADLPQAADA; this is encoded by the coding sequence GTGGAGGACAATCGCCGACCCGGACCGGACGAGATCCGACGGGTTCCCGGCGCGGGGGGAGACGCGGCCGAGGCCGAGCAGGCCAACGACACCACGCAGACGTTCGGACACGACTCCGATCTGTCGTTCGTGCCGTTCGGCAGCGACCTCAACACCGCGGAGCTCGACGCGATCGAGGCACTGCCGACCCGCTCCGCGCTGCTGCTGGTGCGCTCCGGGCCGACCGCCGGCGCCCGCTACCTTCTCGACACCGACGTGACCACCGTCGGCCGGCATCCCGAAGCCGACATCTTCTTCGACGACGTCACCGTCTCACGGCGGCATGCGGAGATCACCCGCACCGAGACGAGCTTCGAGCTCGTCGACCAGCGATCGCTCAACGGCACATACGTGAACGGCGAGCGGGCCGACCGCGCGACGCTCACCAACGGCGCCGAGGTGCGGATCGGCAAGTTCCGCCTCAACTTCTTCGTCTCACCCGCCGACCTTCCGCAGGCCGCGGACGCGTGA